TGGAATCGGAAAATTATCTTTTGATGTTAGAAAAGCTTTTACTGGAGGTTCAAATAATAGAAAGATTGAAGTTTTAGTAGATAATGTAGTTGTTTTTACTTCACCAACATTTGGAAAAGCACAAACGGATGCTACTATTCATTCATTTGAAGTAGAAATAAATAAGTCAGAGGCAGCTGTTATTACATTTAGAAATGCAGGATCACAAATCACTTTAGATAATATATCGTGGACAGGATATGAAGTCACAACGAATCAGCCTCCAATAGTTTCTTCTAAAACAATTACAGGAACTTATGGAGTATTATTAACTGATGGACAAGTAACAGCTACAAATAACCCTACATCATGGACACAAACAGGGGTATTACCATCAGGAATAGAATTTAATACAAATGAAGGTTTGTTCTTTGGTACACCAACACAAGCAGGTACTTTTACTACACAAGTTACAGCTACAAATGAAATAGGTACATCTACAGCAGCTGCAGTAACATTTGAAATAGCTAAAGCAGATCAAACCGTAAATTATACATTTGAAAATTTAACTCAAAACCAAGGAACTACCTTTGCTGGGTTACCAACCCAAACAGAACAAGGGGTAAATATTGTGTATACATCTGCGGATAACTCTATTGTTTCTGCAAATGGAAACGTTTTGTCTTTTGATGGTATTGGATCTACAACAATTACTGCTACAGCATTAAGTACAGATAACTTTAATGAATATACAACAACTTTTAATGTAAAATCAAATGATCCTAATGCCACTTATTGTTTTGAAGAAAAATTTGATGGACTAGAAGGTGATAATACAAGTTCAAATGGATCTGGTACAGCTTGGAGTGGAAATGATAATTTTCCTACAGTTTCTAGCGCTTATCAAGCAGGGGATGCTGTGAAGTTAGGTACAAGTAAATTAAATGGTTCAATTACGTCAAAAGCGTTAGATCAGATATCAGGTAATGTTACTGTAAGTTTTGATGTAAAAGGATGGTCTTCCGTAGAAGGTAGTATGAATATTACATTGGGTTCAGAAACTAAAAATGTTATTTATACAGCTAAAATGGCTGATGCTTTTGAGAATGTAACTGTAAGTTTTGAAAATGTTGCAGCAGGTTCTACTTTAAAATTAGAAACATCAGCAAAAAGAGCATTTATTGATAATGTAAGAATCCAATGTTCTTCTAGTAATAATTCTACAACTTGGGACGGAACTGCATGGTCTAACGGAGCACCAGATCTAACAAAAGAAGTTATTTTACATGCAACTCCAACAGAAAGTTTTTCTGCGAAGAAATTAACTATTGAGAGAGATATGATTATTCCTGCAGGAATTACAATTACTGTAGAGAATGAAGTTGTTAATAATGCAACTTTAAGTTTTGATCATGGAGCTTACTTAATTCAAAATAATGACAATGCAACGAATGTAGGTACTGCTATTTTTAATAGAAAGTCAACACCTATTTATCGTTTAGAAAACATGACATGGTCATCGCCAGTTATTGGGCAAAATATTTTTGAGATTTCTCCAAAAACTTTAACTAATCGTTTTACAAGATTCAACGAATCTACAAATGACTGGGATGCGAATGTAACCTCTACAGATACTTTCCAAGCAGGTG
This portion of the Empedobacter stercoris genome encodes:
- a CDS encoding Ig domain-containing protein is translated as MKKLYFFKSSLLTCLLTGFAFGQGSETFETQTKLTPSYSNGSFSGETNGIIWNYVSARDEGDYPITSKGIMLRDKDHTLETTISNGIGKLSFDVRKAFTGGSNNRKIEVLVDNVVVFTSPTFGKAQTDATIHSFEVEINKSEAAVITFRNAGSQITLDNISWTGYEVTTNQPPIVSSKTITGTYGVLLTDGQVTATNNPTSWTQTGVLPSGIEFNTNEGLFFGTPTQAGTFTTQVTATNEIGTSTAAAVTFEIAKADQTVNYTFENLTQNQGTTFAGLPTQTEQGVNIVYTSADNSIVSANGNVLSFDGIGSTTITATALSTDNFNEYTTTFNVKSNDPNATYCFEEKFDGLEGDNTSSNGSGTAWSGNDNFPTVSSAYQAGDAVKLGTSKLNGSITSKALDQISGNVTVSFDVKGWSSVEGSMNITLGSETKNVIYTAKMADAFENVTVSFENVAAGSTLKLETSAKRAFIDNVRIQCSSSNNSTTWDGTAWSNGAPDLTKEVILHATPTESFSAKKLTIERDMIIPAGITITVENEVVNNATLSFDHGAYLIQNNDNATNVGTAIFNRKSTPIYRLENMTWSSPVIGQNIFEISPKTLTNRFTRFNESTNDWDANVTSTDTFQAGELIAFRAPNDYNNYGEGDAQVFESSFRGQLFNGEVTIPVTKTSKGNNAVGNPYASPLSLDALIAANTSVGVNSVYVWTHSKPIVNGAYQGSNWVIYNGTGWNDNSVTSQNIDIAQGFIVKVANAGNLVLNNAMRTSANGPVYYKEQKDRYWLSLSNDQGKINSSLIGYVSESTTEYDQNFDAHPFDNNNEGLYSVLNNDLFVIQGRGDFNNEDSFDLTFNVKKAGTYQINLEKFEGVFENQNIYLVDRKLDKVFNLSELKSYSFDTEVGEINYRFSINYQNKTLSTNDLSKKGLVVYAQNKQITISSKESIKSIKLVDISGRQLQNIQNINIKNYVINLNLNPQVVVVVVENTNGTTESRKVILK